CGTGATGCCCTTCATGGCACATGACCGATTCCAGGACTTTTACACGCGCATGGATGTGCCCGAGATCCGGCAGTATATGCGCAATCTCCTGGTGGCACTGCGTCATGTCCACAAGTTCGATGTCATCCATCGCGACGTGAAGCCGAGCAACTTTCTCTACAATCGACGTCGGCGAGAGTTTCTCCTCGTCGATTTCGGTCTGGCCCAGCATGTGAATCCTCCGGCTGCGCGATCTTCCGGAAGTGCCGCCGCCATCGCCgcagccaacaacaaaaacaacaacaataataacaataataatagcaaACGGCCACGAGAGCGCGAATCAAAGGGGGATGTGCAGCAAATTGCGCTGGATGCTGGTTTGGGTGGAGCAGTGAAGCGTATGCGTTTGCACGAGGAGTCCAACAAGATGCCCCTGAAACCGGTCAACGATATTGCGCCAAGCGATGCGCCGGAGCAGTCAGTAGATGGGTCCAATCACGTCCAGCCACAGCTAGTGCAgcaagagcagcaacaactgcagccgcaacagcagcagcaacaacagcagcagcaacaacagtcgcaacagcagcagcagccgcagcagcagtcgcaacagcagcacccaCAACGACAGCCACAACTGGCGCAGATGGATCAAACAGCATCGACGCCATCTGGCAGCAAGTACAATACGAATCGAAATGTCTCGGCAGCAGCGGCTAATAATGCCAAGTGCGTTTGCTTTGCAAATCCCTCAGTTTGCCTCAACTGTCTGATGAAGAAGGAGGTGCACGCCTCCAGGGCAGGAACACCTGGCTATCGGCCGCCCGAGGTTCTGCTCAAGTACCCAGATCAGACCACTGCCGTGGACGTTTGGGCGGCGGGTGTGATATTCCTTTCGATCATGTCAACGGTGTATCCGTTTTTCAAAGCGCCCAACGATTTTATCGCGCTGGCCGAGATTGTAACAATATTTGGAGATCAGGCGATACGGAAGACGGCCTTGGCTCTCGACCGTATGATCACCCTGAGCCAGAGGTCCAGGCCACTGAATCTGCGAAAGTTGTGCCTGCGCTTTCGCTATCGTTCCGTTTTTAGTGATGCCAAGCTCCTCAAGAGCTACGAATCTGTGGACGGAAGCTGCGAAGTGTGCCGGAATTGTGATCAATACTTCTTCAACTGCCTATGCGAGGATAGCGATTACTTGACAGAGCCACTGGACGCATACGAATGTTTTC
The DNA window shown above is from Drosophila melanogaster chromosome X and carries:
- the Cdc7 gene encoding Cdc7 kinase, isoform A, which translates into the protein MADRVMCQELATPGSHYRRPKTGVPSTNVVYANGGGSWRAAPRQTQRLPRQTVQQYATGTPATGSAGRHSGRAFATAGATEEQTVEFNGAAVMGLPATPRTTKQARNKSEEAINDLLTRIPDIGKLFDVHSRIGNGTFSTVLLGTLRRESHLPDSLRRKFAIKHHIPTSHPDRIMKELQCMTKMGGKENVVGIHCCMRYDASAAFVMPFMAHDRFQDFYTRMDVPEIRQYMRNLLVALRHVHKFDVIHRDVKPSNFLYNRRRREFLLVDFGLAQHVNPPAARSSGSAAAIAAANNKNNNNNNNNNSKRPRERESKGDVQQIALDAGLGGAVKRMRLHEESNKMPLKPVNDIAPSDAPEQSVDGSNHVQPQLVQQEQQQLQPQQQQQQQQQQQQSQQQQQPQQQSQQQHPQRQPQLAQMDQTASTPSGSKYNTNRNVSAAAANNAKCVCFANPSVCLNCLMKKEVHASRAGTPGYRPPEVLLKYPDQTTAVDVWAAGVIFLSIMSTVYPFFKAPNDFIALAEIVTIFGDQAIRKTALALDRMITLSQRSRPLNLRKLCLRFRYRSVFSDAKLLKSYESVDGSCEVCRNCDQYFFNCLCEDSDYLTEPLDAYECFPPSAYDLLDRLLEINPHKRITAEEALKHPFFTAAEEAEQTEQDQLANGTPRKMRRQRYQSHRTVAASQEQVKQQVALDLQQAAINKL
- the Cdc7 gene encoding Cdc7 kinase, isoform B, with protein sequence MADRVMCQELATPGSHYRRPKTGVPSTNVVYANGGGSWRAAPRQTQRLPRQTVQQYATGTPATGSAGRHSGRAFATAGATEEQTVEFNGAAVMGLPATPRTTKQARNKSEAINDLLTRIPDIGKLFDVHSRIGNGTFSTVLLGTLRRESHLPDSLRRKFAIKHHIPTSHPDRIMKELQCMTKMGGKENVVGIHCCMRYDASAAFVMPFMAHDRFQDFYTRMDVPEIRQYMRNLLVALRHVHKFDVIHRDVKPSNFLYNRRRREFLLVDFGLAQHVNPPAARSSGSAAAIAAANNKNNNNNNNNNSKRPRERESKGDVQQIALDAGLGGAVKRMRLHEESNKMPLKPVNDIAPSDAPEQSVDGSNHVQPQLVQQEQQQLQPQQQQQQQQQQQQSQQQQQPQQQSQQQHPQRQPQLAQMDQTASTPSGSKYNTNRNVSAAAANNAKCVCFANPSVCLNCLMKKEVHASRAGTPGYRPPEVLLKYPDQTTAVDVWAAGVIFLSIMSTVYPFFKAPNDFIALAEIVTIFGDQAIRKTALALDRMITLSQRSRPLNLRKLCLRFRYRSVFSDAKLLKSYESVDGSCEVCRNCDQYFFNCLCEDSDYLTEPLDAYECFPPSAYDLLDRLLEINPHKRITAEEALKHPFFTAAEEAEQTEQDQLANGTPRKMRRQRYQSHRTVAASQEQVKQQVALDLQQAAINKL